CAATAACTGCCTCCACCGGTAACATTTTGAACTGTTACATTACAAGCTGCGGTAATATTTAATGAATAATCCTCTACCTCTCCATAATCGAAATCAAGACAAGGATTTGCACAAGAAGTCTCATTATAAATTAAACGTACTCTCAGCCTGGTAGAACCCAAAGCGGCACCTGAAGGTACATTGAATGTATAGGTTTCTTGATTGTTCCCATTATTATCCAGGCCAAAATCGCAAACGATATTATCCCCTGCTTGAGTAAATTCTCCGTCCTGGTCCCAGTCTACCCAAACATGTATTCCATAGCTTGTATTGGAAAATACATCCACGGTTAAAGAAACTCCTGTTTCTCCCTGAACTAAATCAGTCGATAAAACTGTAAAGTCGCCAAATCCACCTCCTGAAAAGCCTGTACCTGCAGAAGAATTATCAATACTACCTAACCTTACCCGATCAATATATCGTAAGTTATTACTTACACTTGGCTCACAATAACTAACATCACCGGTAGCAAAACTCCAGATAGCACAACCATTTGCATTTCCATTTGCATTATAGGGTACAATCCGCCAGTAATAATCGGTAAGAAAATCAAGATCTGAAGATGGGGTATAAGAGGTTACGTTGCCTAAATCTGTACCATTTTCAATGTTGGTAGCTCCGGCATCTGTCCCGAAATATAAGTAGTAACTGGTAGCACCTGGTGCAGCATTCCAAGTCAATGATCCATCAACTGCAAAGCTTGTTTCTCCATTCGTCGGAGAAATTGGAGTGGTGCAGGAAGGAGGAGTAGTTGCCGTTCCTTGCACTACTATATTATCAAAAGCATAATTTTCCTGACCCTGGTTATTATAAATTTCAAATCTTAACTCAAGAGTAGATCCATTTAAACCTGTGACAGAAAATGTTTGTGGGGATGAATTAATATCATTATTAAGATGTTGAATTTCAGCCCACAATCCACCATCAATTCGATAATCAAAGTAGATATAATCAGAAACCTCCATGTTTCCACTTTCTTGCCAAATATCAGCCGCAACTGTAATATTTGAAAAAGATGTGATATCAATAGCAATGGATTGCCAAATTCCAACACCATCAAGGTCTTTACCTTGAAAAAAGCCAGAATTCACTTTTAAAAAGTCACCGTTATCGCTTAATGTACAATCAGAGGCGTCAATCGTCCATTTTGTTACAGATCCCGGATAATCACCAATATTTCCGGTTCCATCTATTCCGGTATTATCTGAATAGCTCTCAAAATCTTCGCTCCAAATGGTGGTTTGGGCAACTACTTGCTTTGAAAACACTAATGAAATTAATAGAGAAAATAGAAAAAACAGACGACTAAAGCTGGTTTTTTTAAAAATCAGATACAAATTAGCCACCACCAGTTTAGCAGCATGGGGTATATTCAATATGTCCCTAAAGCACATTGTATGCACAATTCTTTTACTCTTACCTTACTTTCGTTTCAACTTGTGATTGCTCGTTGCACAATTGAGCATCACCTCAGGCCATAGTTATCCTTTTAAACTCTGGTTTACAATGATAACTTTAGTTACGATTTTATCCCCTAAGGGCTGGCCATTTCTCAAACTCCTCAAATATAACAATTACAATTTGTTACATCTTCGTCGGCGAAAATAAAGAATTAACATAAACGTGTGAATTCAAAAGCCCCTATATTAGCCATTTGTTCCATATTGGGACAAGAATTAATATTAAATTCTTGTTCAATCAACAATATGCCATAAAAAAAGGGTTGTTGCCAGCCCTAAAACCAGCAACACCCCTTTTTCTGTTTATCTTATTAGCTAATTAATCGGCCATGTCTTTTCCTTTTTCCTGCAACTTTTCAATATCGTTTACATTAAAATCACCATAAAACGAAACCACAAAACGATTTCCTTCCAGGTTTTCATTTTTTACAAAAACATGACATTCGGTATACTTCTTCTTTCCTCCCAGTAAATAAATCTCCGCATCCGAATCGTCGTCATCATCTTCGTATTTTTTATATTTTGCAGGAAGCAATCCCACAGCTTTTTTCAAAAACTCTTCTCCACTTAAATTTCCCTTAGCCGGATTATACGACATAAATCGAACACGGTGTAAATCACCTTTTACATTTTTCTCATCATCATCTCCCAGATCAATATCCACCGCATCTATCATATCTTTCGAAAAAGAAAAGCTGGTAACGCCTTCCTTATTTACAAATGCATCATACATTTTATCTGATTTACTCTGGCCCGTCGCCAGCAACCCAGCCAATAACAGACCAAGTGCAAAAAATAATGCTGCTAATGTTTTCATGCTTTTTACAATTAAAAGCTACACCCAAAAATCTTTCAGGTGTAGTCTGTTTTCATTCCTTTTTATTTTGCTATTTCTGTTAAACCTTCTGGTTTCATTTGCCAGTATTTGTCAACCATATCTCCATCCCAGGTATTCGAAACATTTTCAATGTCGTGAATAATCTGAATCAGATCATTGCCCAGGTATACAGCTTTTCCTTCCGGTACTTTAACTTTTATATCCACTTCCTGCCCACGCCATTTGCCATCGTCGCCAATAAAAAAGTAGGGATCGAAATAAACCGTTGAATCGCTTTGATTAAAATGATAAACCATTTCTTCGCACCATTCTTTGGCCTCTTCTCTGGTTTTTCCGCGCGAAGCATGCCTTACTGTAATTACAAACTCGTTGCTTGTAGCGCGAACCACATCTAATTGCGGGTGCCCAACAACTACTTCTTCGCCATCAATTACTGCTACTTTAAAACCTTCAACATCCCAGTCGATTTCGGCATATTCCTTCAATTTGTCTTCTGCCAAACGCAAATAAAGGGTTTGGCACGAATCACACGAAATTGTTTCGCTCTTGGTAATGGAAGAGCTTCTCTTGTAATTTCCAACCTGCCCTACCGATAAAATAAGCAAAGCAAAAAGCGATACCAACCAAACACCTACCATTGATAAGGCAATAGCAGCATTGTTTGATTTAAAGCGAAATACCAACTTTGTTCCGATGTAAATTAAGGCCAATAAAGGAATACCCATTATTAAACCGACCAAAATAAGCCCCCAGGTAACTGTTCCCGGTTCAACAAAATGGTTCAGCATATTAGGTACATGAATTTCGGGTCCCCAAATTAAAGGCATACCATCAACAAACGACTGCCCAATAATCATTGACGACACCAAGCCAAGAATTCCCAAAAATCCCGAAATAATGAGGAAAACACCAAAAACGATAACAAATACTTTTAATATTACTTTAAAAATATTGTACACCACATCTCCGGCTCCTTCCATCGATTTTTTTCCCTTCGAGTAGGTATCTGATTCTTTAAACTTCCTGTAGCTTTCCTTTACCTCTTTTACCTCTTCTTTAATCGACTTTTCAATATTTTTTACCGTTGCTTCCTGACCACGCATCTCAAGGCGCTGGGCCGTATTA
Above is a genomic segment from uncultured Draconibacterium sp. containing:
- a CDS encoding PspC domain-containing protein encodes the protein MKKTFTINISGTIFHIEEDAYDVLQKYLINLKNHFGTDEEGKEIIADIEARIAEIFSAKNAEEKKVITVEWVNEMVETMGTPEDFAEEEGEEDVSIASEAKRKRRLYRDPDHRVLGGVCGGLGAYFSMDPVVLRIIFVVLFFVTSGAAGLAYIILWIAVPKAVNTAQRLEMRGQEATVKNIEKSIKEEVKEVKESYRKFKESDTYSKGKKSMEGAGDVVYNIFKVILKVFVIVFGVFLIISGFLGILGLVSSMIIGQSFVDGMPLIWGPEIHVPNMLNHFVEPGTVTWGLILVGLIMGIPLLALIYIGTKLVFRFKSNNAAIALSMVGVWLVSLFALLILSVGQVGNYKRSSSITKSETISCDSCQTLYLRLAEDKLKEYAEIDWDVEGFKVAVIDGEEVVVGHPQLDVVRATSNEFVITVRHASRGKTREEAKEWCEEMVYHFNQSDSTVYFDPYFFIGDDGKWRGQEVDIKVKVPEGKAVYLGNDLIQIIHDIENVSNTWDGDMVDKYWQMKPEGLTEIAK
- a CDS encoding DUF4252 domain-containing protein, encoding MKTLAALFFALGLLLAGLLATGQSKSDKMYDAFVNKEGVTSFSFSKDMIDAVDIDLGDDDEKNVKGDLHRVRFMSYNPAKGNLSGEEFLKKAVGLLPAKYKKYEDDDDDSDAEIYLLGGKKKYTECHVFVKNENLEGNRFVVSFYGDFNVNDIEKLQEKGKDMAD